In Streptomyces sp. NBC_01426, one genomic interval encodes:
- a CDS encoding ATP-grasp domain-containing protein — MTRTDGPGGAARARDLPVLAVVYGRGAATPLGLLDTARGRCTVVFLGDLGDPLVAADLAPVSRRTRVVDTRGLTEEQLCALVVGLEPDGVVTFSDSLLRATAVVAKACGLPFHEPDTADVLVDKFRQREALASAGVQSTVCRLIRSAGDLAPALAATGLPAVVKPRAGCSSTDTCRVDSAEELAARYAEFTDGVAEPRAYVLEEYLAGDPSAVGDFWGDYVSVESVTREGDTTTAGVTGKLPLAYPFRETGLFVPAELPEDLVAQVVRLERRALRALGVREGVTHTEIKFTPEGPRVIEVNGRIGGGISDILKRSSGVDLLAHAVESALGAFDPPEPVLGLAGADRRVAFQYLVSPPSDACVPGGDELLDDLYDIPGVELVDVVIDPGWRADWRAGTEWILGTVYGSAPGFAELRVTLKAVQDRMGAFWSEVEG; from the coding sequence GTGACGCGCACCGACGGCCCCGGGGGCGCGGCGCGGGCCCGGGACCTGCCCGTGTTGGCCGTCGTCTACGGGCGCGGCGCGGCCACGCCGCTGGGGCTCCTGGACACGGCGCGGGGGCGCTGCACGGTGGTCTTCCTCGGCGACCTGGGCGATCCCCTGGTCGCCGCGGACCTGGCACCGGTGTCGAGGAGAACGCGGGTGGTGGACACCCGCGGGCTGACCGAGGAGCAACTGTGCGCGCTCGTCGTCGGGTTGGAGCCCGACGGGGTGGTGACGTTCAGCGATTCGCTGCTGCGGGCGACCGCGGTGGTGGCGAAGGCGTGCGGTCTGCCGTTCCACGAACCCGACACCGCGGACGTGTTGGTGGACAAGTTCCGCCAGCGCGAGGCCCTGGCGTCGGCCGGGGTCCAGAGCACCGTGTGCCGGCTGATCCGCTCCGCCGGTGACCTCGCCCCGGCGTTGGCGGCGACCGGGCTGCCGGCGGTCGTCAAGCCGCGGGCCGGGTGCAGCAGCACGGACACCTGCCGGGTGGACAGCGCGGAGGAACTCGCCGCACGGTACGCGGAGTTCACCGACGGGGTGGCGGAGCCCCGCGCGTACGTACTGGAGGAGTACCTGGCCGGCGACCCCTCGGCGGTGGGGGACTTCTGGGGCGACTACGTGTCGGTCGAGTCGGTGACCCGGGAGGGTGACACGACGACGGCGGGGGTCACGGGCAAGTTGCCCCTGGCGTACCCCTTCCGGGAGACCGGCCTGTTCGTTCCGGCCGAGCTTCCCGAGGACCTCGTCGCGCAGGTGGTCCGGCTGGAGCGGCGGGCGTTGCGGGCGCTGGGCGTCCGTGAGGGGGTGACCCACACGGAGATCAAGTTCACTCCGGAGGGCCCCCGCGTGATCGAGGTCAACGGACGCATCGGCGGCGGCATCTCGGACATCCTGAAGCGTTCGTCGGGAGTCGACCTGCTGGCCCACGCCGTCGAGTCGGCGCTGGGTGCCTTCGACCCGCCCGAGCCGGTGCTCGGGCTCGCCGGAGCCGACCGCAGGGTCGCCTTCCAGTACCTCGTGTCCCCGCCGTCGGACGCCTGTGTCCCGGGCGGGGACGAACTCCTCGACGACCTCTACGACATCCCTGGCGTCGAGCTGGTGGACGTCGTCATCGACCCGGGGTGGCGGGCCGACTGGCGGGCGGGGACCGAGTGGATCCTGGGGACGGTCTACGGCTCGGCCCCCGGGTTCGCCGAGCTGAGGGTCACCCTCAAGGCGGTCCAGGACCGGATGGGCGCCTTCTGGTCCGAGGTCGAGGGCTGA
- a CDS encoding argininosuccinate synthase-related protein, whose product MRPRTLIRSFDDLRLHAPDLSSPVVTLFSGGLDSTYLLLRLVRAGVRDVHALSVDLGEDESSACKQAMADQLGVRLHLVDARERFAQEYVRPAIAAHAVYLDTHPISSSLSRPLIAEIAVDTARELGAGTVLHTANRSQNTLRRLNGALDLLGFAGRHGSPYDLTPVDRDRKMQELKEAGLDQLNERLVSGDSNLWCREFESGILDDPEDHAVPEELYRWSVPRPGAGPEEIEIGFDRGRPVSVDGRALPLTALVETLNRRVGAHGIGRYSGLEHLTGGQKVLEVREMPAATLLLRSHRHLETATLPAETIREKMHQEQIWVREALEGRWFDGLRRASQAFVDVCSQRVTGTVRWRLGAGTAVTRAIVAQEPLYLRDREAWEHACVAAEQSSFGPARAPDPERVSRT is encoded by the coding sequence GTGAGACCCCGGACCCTGATCCGTTCCTTCGACGACCTCCGCCTCCACGCGCCCGACCTGTCCTCCCCCGTCGTCACCCTCTTCAGCGGGGGCCTGGACAGCACGTACCTGCTGCTGCGGCTGGTGCGGGCGGGCGTACGGGACGTCCACGCGCTCAGCGTCGACCTCGGCGAGGACGAGAGCAGCGCGTGCAAGCAGGCGATGGCCGACCAACTCGGCGTCCGGCTGCACCTGGTGGATGCCCGCGAGAGGTTCGCGCAGGAGTACGTCCGCCCGGCGATCGCCGCGCACGCCGTGTACCTCGACACCCACCCGATCAGCAGCTCCCTGAGCCGGCCGCTGATCGCCGAGATCGCCGTGGACACGGCGCGCGAACTCGGCGCCGGCACCGTGCTGCACACCGCGAACCGCTCCCAGAACACGCTGCGCCGGCTCAACGGGGCCTTGGACCTGCTCGGGTTCGCGGGGCGCCACGGCAGCCCGTACGACCTGACGCCCGTCGACCGGGACCGGAAGATGCAGGAGCTGAAGGAGGCCGGGCTCGACCAGTTGAACGAGCGGCTGGTCAGCGGCGACTCCAATCTGTGGTGTCGGGAGTTCGAGTCGGGGATCCTCGACGACCCCGAGGACCACGCCGTGCCGGAGGAGCTGTACCGGTGGAGCGTGCCCCGGCCCGGGGCGGGGCCGGAGGAGATCGAGATCGGGTTCGACCGGGGCCGGCCCGTCTCGGTGGACGGTCGCGCCCTGCCGCTGACCGCGCTCGTGGAGACGCTCAACCGACGGGTCGGCGCGCACGGCATCGGCCGCTACTCCGGGCTGGAGCACCTGACCGGGGGACAGAAGGTCCTGGAGGTGCGGGAGATGCCGGCGGCGACCCTGCTGCTGCGTTCCCACCGTCACCTGGAGACGGCGACGCTGCCCGCGGAGACCATCAGGGAGAAGATGCACCAGGAGCAGATCTGGGTGCGCGAGGCGCTGGAGGGCCGTTGGTTCGACGGTCTGCGGCGGGCGAGCCAGGCCTTCGTCGACGTCTGCTCGCAGCGCGTCACCGGCACGGTGCGTTGGCGGCTCGGGGCGGGTACGGCCGTGACGCGGGCCATCGTCGCGCAGGAGCCGCTCTACCTCCGGGACCGCGAGGCGTGGGAGCACGCCTGCGTCGCCGCGGAGCAGAGCTCCTTCGGCCCGGCTCGCGCACCGGACCCGGAAAGGGTGTCCCGCACGTGA
- a CDS encoding MarR family winged helix-turn-helix transcriptional regulator — protein sequence MPPLDGPPGTGARASVTIGAVAELLEVLLARGQDATTPAISPSQLRALLVVEQSEGINLRTLGAMLGSRPPSVTRLCDRMEAMGLLTRSRSRTSGREVELYPTRQGRALLDEYRAIRLRELSAVLDRMEPAGIEALVVGLTGLRQAAEDLAAGARAAAAGAPVAAPGAADREPTVRGAGIGPSRTTRLSDTA from the coding sequence ATGCCCCCTCTCGACGGTCCCCCCGGCACGGGAGCGCGTGCTTCTGTGACGATCGGCGCGGTCGCGGAGCTCCTCGAAGTGCTGCTGGCGCGCGGCCAGGACGCCACGACCCCCGCCATATCGCCGTCGCAGCTGCGCGCGCTGCTCGTCGTGGAGCAGTCCGAGGGCATCAACCTGCGTACCCTGGGCGCGATGCTCGGCTCCCGACCGCCGTCCGTGACGCGTCTGTGCGACCGGATGGAGGCCATGGGGTTGCTGACGCGCTCGCGCAGCCGGACCAGCGGGCGCGAGGTCGAGCTGTACCCGACCCGGCAGGGCCGGGCGTTGCTGGACGAGTACCGGGCGATTCGGCTGCGGGAGCTGTCCGCGGTGCTCGACCGGATGGAGCCGGCGGGGATCGAGGCACTGGTCGTGGGCCTGACGGGGTTGCGGCAGGCGGCGGAGGACCTCGCCGCGGGGGCGCGGGCGGCGGCCGCAGGGGCGCCGGTGGCCGCGCCCGGGGCCGCCGACCGGGAGCCGACCGTACGGGGAGCGGGTATCGGACCGTCGCGGACCACCCGGCTGTCCGACACGGCCTGA
- a CDS encoding non-ribosomal peptide synthetase, producing MATLLEPADDRLDTLLLRRWDGAPERVAVVDGDREITAGELRDRCLRVASLLRRRGARPGDRVAVYVERSAEFVVGVSGVVLAGAAQVAFDANDPVERTLDMLADCRPRLLITTAALRSRLPAGLDVEVVTVEECATAAPVGAFEPAADLAEQPAVAIYTSGSTGRPKASLIPHRAVASRLKALQRAHGLGEDDRMLHHTACSFDMFLIEVYWPLITGATIVIAAPGRQRDADYLARMIREADITTFYCVVSLLDLFLSARGPEERFDGLRRVLTGGEPLGPELVRRFHARSTAPLTNLYGPSECTIYCTAWVPPRDPEPDTVYIGSAIEDTTLRILDEEGRPVADGEPGELYIGGAGLALGYLDRPELTAERFVPDHLGDPGDLLYRSGDLVRSHPVGGLEFLGRVDLQVKVRGYRIELGEIEAVALRVPGVRQAAAVACGSGGEARLVGFLVAGPGTDPEAIAAAVREALRSALPGYMVPAALTVLSELPLTANGKLDRALLADRALTALPATTARETPAAEAGEVEKLVADVWCEVLGLPAIGLHDDFFDIGGDSFKVIRVTRKLEKLLGFEVPMHLVFDEPTVAGFGAALAERQEEEQ from the coding sequence ATGGCCACCCTTCTCGAACCGGCCGACGACCGGCTCGACACCCTGCTGTTGAGACGGTGGGACGGCGCCCCCGAGCGGGTCGCCGTCGTCGACGGCGACCGGGAGATCACCGCAGGCGAGCTCCGGGACCGGTGCCTGCGGGTCGCCTCGCTGCTGCGGCGGCGGGGGGCCCGTCCCGGAGACCGGGTGGCGGTCTACGTGGAGCGCTCCGCGGAGTTCGTGGTGGGCGTGAGCGGCGTGGTCCTCGCCGGCGCCGCCCAGGTCGCGTTCGACGCGAACGACCCGGTGGAACGCACCCTCGACATGCTGGCCGACTGCCGGCCCCGGCTGCTGATCACCACCGCGGCCCTCCGGTCCCGGCTCCCCGCCGGGCTCGACGTCGAGGTGGTGACGGTCGAAGAGTGCGCGACCGCGGCGCCGGTCGGCGCGTTCGAGCCGGCCGCCGACCTGGCCGAGCAGCCCGCCGTGGCCATCTACACCTCCGGCTCCACCGGCCGCCCCAAGGCGTCCCTCATCCCGCACCGGGCGGTCGCCAGTCGCCTGAAGGCGCTCCAGCGCGCCCACGGGCTGGGCGAGGACGACCGGATGCTGCACCACACCGCGTGCAGCTTCGACATGTTCCTCATCGAGGTGTACTGGCCGCTGATCACCGGTGCCACCATCGTGATCGCCGCGCCGGGACGCCAACGCGACGCCGACTACCTCGCGCGGATGATCCGCGAGGCGGACATCACCACCTTCTACTGCGTGGTCTCCCTGCTCGACCTGTTCCTGTCGGCCCGCGGCCCGGAGGAACGCTTCGACGGGCTGCGCCGGGTCCTCACCGGCGGGGAGCCGCTCGGCCCCGAGCTGGTCCGCCGCTTCCACGCGCGGTCCACCGCGCCGCTCACCAATCTGTACGGGCCGAGCGAGTGCACGATCTACTGCACGGCGTGGGTCCCGCCCCGGGACCCGGAGCCGGACACCGTGTACATCGGCTCGGCCATCGAGGACACCACGCTGCGGATCCTCGACGAGGAGGGCCGTCCGGTGGCCGACGGGGAGCCGGGCGAGCTGTACATAGGCGGCGCCGGTCTCGCCCTGGGCTACCTCGACCGCCCCGAGCTGACGGCCGAGCGGTTCGTCCCGGACCACCTCGGCGATCCCGGCGACCTCCTCTACCGTTCCGGGGACCTCGTGCGGAGCCACCCGGTGGGCGGGCTGGAGTTCCTCGGCCGGGTGGACCTCCAGGTGAAGGTGCGGGGCTACCGCATCGAGCTCGGAGAGATCGAGGCCGTGGCCCTGCGCGTCCCCGGGGTCCGCCAGGCGGCCGCGGTCGCCTGCGGGTCCGGCGGCGAGGCGCGCCTGGTCGGCTTCCTGGTGGCCGGGCCGGGCACCGACCCGGAGGCCATCGCCGCGGCCGTCCGCGAGGCACTGCGTTCCGCGCTGCCGGGGTACATGGTTCCCGCAGCCCTCACCGTGCTGTCGGAGCTGCCGCTGACCGCCAACGGCAAGCTGGACCGGGCCCTGTTGGCGGACCGGGCCCTGACGGCGCTGCCGGCCACCACGGCGCGGGAGACGCCCGCCGCGGAGGCGGGCGAAGTGGAGAAGCTCGTCGCCGACGTCTGGTGCGAGGTGCTCGGCCTGCCGGCGATCGGTCTGCACGACGACTTCTTCGACATCGGCGGGGACTCCTTCAAGGTGATCCGTGTGACGCGGAAGCTGGAGAAGCTGCTCGGCTTCGAGGTGCCGATGCACCTGGTGTTCGACGAGCCCACCGTCGCGGGGTTCGGCGCCGCCCTCGCCGAGCGGCAGGAGGAGGAACAGTGA
- a CDS encoding PP2C family protein-serine/threonine phosphatase — translation MSPARQATSIEEDRSRALWSGLPPRVLLIEDDEGDALLVEELVADSGVDVRLGRAGSLAEALPRLKGEAPQCVLLDLHLPDAHGLDALNKVLANAAEAAVVVLTGLSEEQAGLAAVAAGAQDYLVKGRLEPDVFMRAIRYAIQRKHTELAAASLQASRLRAEENSRLERGLLPTPLLLDDTVAVCARYRPGRAQALLGGDFYDVVQTPDGATHAVVGDVSGHGPDEAALGVCLRVAWRAFVMAGARGQDLLELLEKILVAERSGPEIFATLIAVTRPAGAPHISVQRAGHPGFLVRSSAGVRLEEVPGGPALGIVPDWDTRWPVVRVPVENAGAVMLFTDGLIEGRIGSGSDRLDEDGLLDIARRHNDLPADAFVDTLIHTAQSLAAHSGGLADDVAVLHLEWNTSL, via the coding sequence GTGAGCCCGGCTCGGCAGGCCACGTCGATCGAGGAGGACCGCTCCCGCGCGCTGTGGAGCGGACTTCCCCCGCGCGTCCTGCTCATCGAGGACGACGAGGGTGACGCCCTCCTCGTCGAGGAGCTGGTCGCGGACAGCGGGGTCGACGTCCGACTCGGTCGCGCGGGCTCCCTCGCGGAGGCCCTGCCCCGGCTGAAGGGCGAGGCGCCGCAGTGCGTCCTGCTGGACCTGCACCTGCCCGACGCCCACGGACTCGACGCCCTCAACAAGGTGCTGGCCAACGCCGCCGAGGCCGCCGTGGTCGTCCTCACCGGCCTCTCCGAGGAGCAGGCCGGCCTCGCCGCCGTCGCGGCGGGGGCCCAGGACTACCTGGTCAAGGGCCGCCTGGAGCCCGACGTCTTCATGCGCGCCATCCGGTACGCGATCCAGCGCAAGCACACGGAACTCGCGGCGGCCTCCCTCCAGGCGAGCAGGCTGCGCGCGGAGGAGAACTCCCGACTGGAACGCGGCCTGCTGCCCACGCCGCTCCTGCTGGACGACACCGTCGCGGTCTGTGCCCGCTACCGGCCCGGTCGGGCCCAGGCGCTCCTCGGCGGCGACTTCTACGACGTCGTCCAGACACCGGACGGGGCGACGCACGCCGTCGTCGGTGACGTCTCGGGGCACGGCCCGGACGAGGCGGCGCTGGGCGTGTGCCTGCGGGTGGCGTGGCGGGCGTTCGTCATGGCCGGCGCCCGCGGTCAGGACCTCCTGGAACTGTTGGAGAAGATCCTGGTCGCCGAGCGTTCCGGGCCCGAGATCTTCGCCACCCTCATCGCGGTCACCCGGCCGGCGGGCGCGCCGCACATCAGCGTGCAGCGGGCCGGTCACCCCGGCTTCCTGGTGCGCTCCTCGGCGGGCGTGCGCCTGGAAGAGGTGCCCGGCGGACCCGCCCTGGGCATCGTGCCCGACTGGGACACCCGGTGGCCCGTCGTCCGGGTCCCCGTCGAGAACGCGGGGGCCGTGATGCTCTTCACGGACGGCCTGATCGAGGGCAGGATCGGCTCCGGCTCGGACCGCCTCGACGAGGACGGGTTGCTGGACATCGCCCGCCGACACAACGACCTGCCCGCCGACGCCTTCGTCGACACCCTGATCCACACCGCCCAGAGCCTCGCCGCGCACAGCGGGGGGCTGGCCGACGACGTCGCCGTACTCCACCTCGAATGGAACACCTCCTTGTGA
- a CDS encoding PP2C family protein-serine/threonine phosphatase, with the protein MPPSDSVERILRAAAPHELLHEIRALLVARHGALSVELLLADYAMTRLQPLTTPPHDAEPVSVYSTAPGRAFGAQEPYLVDGGERVTVHLPVSVRGDRLGVLSVTLPRAARTPEIGDELGLVADALAHELLVADRDTDLFRQARRTDRLTLAAEMQWQLLPGRSCARPEYGLGAQLEPAYAIYGDSFDWSTSADHLFLGVNNGMGDGIDAALLTNLAVNAVRNARRAGLGLVDQASLADQAVYGQYRGERHLAMLLLDFHLDTGRVEIVDAGSPKVWRLRDGNVETVELEAQLPLGMFEDTVYTCQDFRVEPGDRLIFASDGVYDVASPAGESYSTRALARAVTSTRLLPPSQVPGAILEHLAGHRGAGVESTDDATVLCLDWVGRPARGA; encoded by the coding sequence GTGCCCCCAAGTGATTCGGTGGAGCGCATCCTGCGCGCCGCGGCACCCCACGAGCTGCTCCACGAGATCCGCGCGCTGCTGGTCGCACGTCACGGAGCGCTGTCCGTCGAGCTGCTGCTGGCCGACTACGCCATGACCCGGCTGCAGCCCCTGACCACGCCGCCGCACGACGCCGAGCCGGTGTCGGTGTACTCCACGGCCCCCGGCCGGGCCTTCGGCGCCCAGGAGCCGTACCTCGTGGACGGCGGCGAGCGGGTCACCGTCCACCTGCCGGTGAGCGTGCGCGGCGACCGGCTCGGAGTGCTGAGCGTCACGTTGCCCCGGGCCGCCCGCACGCCCGAGATCGGGGACGAGCTGGGGCTGGTGGCCGACGCGCTCGCCCACGAGCTCCTCGTCGCCGATCGGGACACCGACCTCTTCCGTCAGGCACGGCGCACGGACCGGCTGACCCTCGCCGCCGAGATGCAGTGGCAGCTGCTCCCGGGCCGCTCCTGCGCCCGCCCCGAGTACGGCCTCGGCGCACAGCTGGAGCCCGCCTACGCCATCTACGGCGACAGCTTCGACTGGTCGACCTCGGCCGACCACCTGTTCCTGGGCGTCAACAACGGCATGGGCGACGGGATCGACGCCGCGCTGCTGACGAACCTGGCGGTCAACGCCGTGCGCAACGCGCGCCGCGCCGGGCTCGGCCTGGTGGACCAGGCCTCCCTCGCCGACCAGGCGGTCTACGGGCAGTACCGGGGCGAGCGCCATCTGGCGATGCTCCTGCTCGACTTCCACCTGGACACGGGGCGCGTCGAGATCGTCGACGCCGGGTCGCCGAAGGTCTGGCGGTTGCGCGACGGCAACGTCGAGACCGTGGAGCTGGAGGCGCAGCTGCCCCTCGGCATGTTCGAGGACACGGTCTACACCTGCCAGGACTTCCGGGTCGAGCCGGGGGACCGGCTGATCTTCGCGAGCGACGGGGTCTACGACGTGGCCTCGCCTGCCGGCGAGAGCTACAGCACGCGCGCACTCGCCCGGGCCGTCACCAGCACCCGCCTGCTGCCGCCCTCCCAGGTGCCGGGGGCGATCCTGGAACACCTCGCGGGCCACCGGGGTGCCGGCGTCGAGTCCACCGACGACGCCACGGTGCTGTGCCTGGACTGGGTGGGCCGCCCGGCGCGAGGCGCCTGA
- a CDS encoding non-ribosomal peptide synthetase, with protein sequence MNNIEDIYPLSPAQEGMLFHSTTSPEHGLYVELTTFRVSGNLDVQGLTAAWQAAAARHPVLRTAFVHERISAPRQVVLPSAEVPVDFRDLSHLDGAARDTEIAGELDRRRREPFDLTRPPLMRLLVLRLPDEHLLVWTYHHLLLDGWSAALLMAEVTATLGGADPGRPAPPPFRDHIAWLRDQDADRDREFWTGHLAGYREPATLTLPGARPGARPSGDYRRVSTTLPAATTERLRALAASRSTTLGSVVEAAWAGTLARYSGKQDVVFGVTVSGRPAGLERAAEMIGMFINTVATRARIDPELPADAWLSRYAQARHPILEHQHTPLTDVQRWAGLPPGVALFDSVVVFENYPDESRAVLSGGAVITDVRYETRTNYAVTLVVRTGRETHLQAVVDSARFGEGEAEALLTHVAAVLTRFADRPQAPVSELLAVPEPVRALQLDRWNGADIDRTPPRALLADLIGDAVRDRPDHPAVVAGSTTYDYRALDARATALALRLVDLGVRAGDRVAVCLGRGADLVTALLGVARAGAAFVPLDPSHPADRIAYVLKDAAPALVLTDGTPLPGPESWNGAVLDLSRETLAHGTGEDGTRPDPAALPDADPDGLAYLIYTSGSTGNPKGVAVGHRALANLVDSLASRHPGLTAEDRFLALTTLTFDTSLAELLVPLAVGATVHVGHRSLGLSGTELDRYVERHGITALQATPSRYRALLDSGWQGVDRPRLYSCGEAFPPDLTAPLTERGSSVWNMYGPTETTVYSSVEEIRKDTVRVTVGRPLSNTVLRVLDPFDGLLPIGCVGELCIGGDGVAEGYWNLPELTAERFVGDPFTGGRTRMFRTGDHARVLSDGRVEVLGRIDRQLKLRGYRIEPSEIEAVLLDLTEVAGAAVAVRDGRLVAWTVPADRSTVLEPAWLAGELRRRLPSYMIPETFVGLAELPMTPAGKTDLLALRAPLPAPEGTPDAPAPEVAGTTEAQGREELVAKLFRDVLSLPEVGLDDDFFELGGDSLRAMRLASKLQAELGAELDIELFFDASTVRELTAALAEALPESG encoded by the coding sequence ATGAACAACATCGAGGACATCTACCCGCTCTCGCCCGCCCAGGAGGGCATGCTCTTCCACAGCACGACCTCTCCGGAGCACGGCCTCTACGTGGAACTCACCACCTTCCGCGTCAGCGGGAACCTGGACGTCCAGGGCCTCACGGCCGCCTGGCAGGCCGCCGCCGCCCGACATCCCGTCCTGCGCACCGCCTTCGTCCACGAGCGGATCAGCGCACCGCGCCAGGTGGTCCTGCCGAGCGCCGAGGTGCCCGTCGACTTCCGGGACCTGTCGCACCTCGACGGGGCGGCCCGCGACACGGAGATCGCGGGCGAGCTCGACCGCAGGCGCCGCGAGCCCTTCGACCTCACCCGACCCCCGCTGATGCGCCTCCTCGTCCTGCGCCTCCCCGACGAGCACCTCCTCGTGTGGACCTATCACCACCTGCTGCTCGACGGCTGGTCGGCCGCCCTGCTGATGGCCGAGGTCACCGCGACGCTCGGCGGCGCGGACCCGGGTCGCCCGGCGCCCCCGCCGTTCCGCGACCACATCGCCTGGCTGCGCGATCAGGACGCCGACCGGGACCGGGAGTTCTGGACCGGGCACCTCGCCGGGTACCGGGAGCCGGCCACCCTCACGCTCCCCGGGGCCCGTCCCGGGGCCCGCCCCTCGGGCGACTACCGCAGGGTGTCCACGACCCTGCCGGCCGCGACCACCGAACGGCTGCGGGCCCTCGCGGCGTCCCGCTCGACCACGCTCGGCAGTGTGGTGGAGGCCGCCTGGGCCGGAACCCTGGCCCGGTACAGCGGCAAGCAGGACGTGGTGTTCGGCGTCACCGTCTCCGGCCGCCCCGCCGGCCTGGAACGGGCCGCCGAGATGATCGGCATGTTCATCAACACCGTCGCGACGCGCGCCCGGATCGATCCGGAACTGCCCGCCGACGCCTGGCTTTCGCGGTACGCGCAGGCCCGGCACCCCATCCTGGAGCACCAGCACACCCCGCTGACCGACGTCCAGCGGTGGGCCGGCCTGCCGCCGGGCGTCGCGCTCTTCGACTCCGTGGTCGTGTTCGAGAACTACCCGGACGAGTCGCGGGCCGTGCTCTCCGGCGGCGCGGTCATCACCGACGTCCGCTACGAGACCCGCACGAACTACGCGGTGACCCTCGTCGTGCGGACCGGTCGGGAGACCCACCTTCAGGCGGTCGTGGACTCGGCCCGCTTCGGCGAGGGCGAGGCCGAGGCCCTGCTCACCCACGTCGCGGCCGTCCTCACCCGGTTCGCCGACCGGCCGCAGGCGCCCGTGAGCGAACTCCTCGCCGTCCCCGAGCCGGTCCGCGCGCTCCAGCTCGACCGCTGGAACGGCGCCGACATCGACCGGACCCCGCCGCGCGCGCTCCTGGCCGACCTGATCGGCGACGCCGTCCGCGACCGCCCCGACCACCCGGCCGTGGTCGCCGGATCGACCACGTACGACTACCGCGCACTGGACGCGCGGGCCACGGCGCTGGCCCTGCGGCTGGTCGACCTCGGGGTGCGCGCCGGCGACCGAGTGGCGGTCTGCCTCGGTCGCGGGGCCGACCTGGTCACCGCGCTGCTCGGCGTCGCGCGGGCGGGCGCCGCCTTCGTGCCGCTCGACCCCTCGCACCCGGCGGACCGGATCGCGTACGTACTGAAGGACGCGGCCCCCGCGCTGGTGCTCACCGACGGCACGCCGCTGCCGGGGCCGGAGTCCTGGAACGGCGCCGTGCTCGACCTCTCCCGGGAGACCCTCGCGCACGGCACAGGCGAGGACGGCACCCGACCCGACCCGGCGGCCCTGCCCGACGCGGACCCGGACGGGCTCGCCTACCTCATCTACACCTCGGGCTCCACCGGCAACCCCAAGGGCGTCGCGGTCGGCCACCGGGCGCTCGCGAACCTCGTGGACAGTCTGGCGTCGCGGCACCCCGGGCTCACCGCCGAGGACCGGTTCCTGGCCCTCACCACGCTGACCTTCGACACGTCGCTGGCCGAGCTGCTCGTACCGCTGGCCGTCGGCGCGACCGTCCACGTCGGCCACCGTTCGCTGGGGCTGAGCGGCACGGAGCTGGACCGGTACGTCGAGCGGCACGGCATCACGGCCCTCCAGGCGACGCCCTCCCGGTACCGGGCGCTGCTCGACTCCGGTTGGCAGGGCGTGGACCGGCCGCGGCTCTACAGTTGCGGCGAGGCGTTCCCGCCGGACCTGACGGCCCCGTTGACCGAGCGCGGGTCGAGCGTGTGGAACATGTACGGGCCCACCGAGACCACCGTCTACTCCAGCGTGGAGGAGATCCGCAAGGACACCGTGCGGGTGACCGTGGGGCGGCCCCTGTCCAACACCGTGCTGCGCGTCCTCGACCCGTTCGACGGGCTGCTGCCGATCGGCTGCGTGGGCGAGCTGTGCATCGGTGGCGACGGGGTCGCCGAGGGCTACTGGAACCTGCCCGAACTCACGGCGGAGCGCTTCGTCGGCGACCCGTTCACCGGGGGGCGGACCCGGATGTTCCGCACCGGCGACCACGCCCGGGTGCTGTCCGACGGGCGGGTGGAGGTCCTCGGCCGGATCGACCGCCAGCTGAAGCTGCGCGGGTACCGGATCGAGCCGAGCGAGATCGAGGCGGTGCTCCTGGACCTGACCGAGGTCGCGGGGGCCGCCGTGGCCGTGCGGGACGGTCGGCTGGTCGCGTGGACCGTGCCGGCGGACCGCTCGACCGTGCTCGAACCGGCTTGGTTGGCGGGTGAGTTGCGACGCCGGCTGCCGTCGTACATGATTCCGGAAACCTTCGTGGGGCTGGCCGAGCTGCCGATGACGCCGGCGGGCAAGACGGACCTCCTCGCGTTGCGGGCGCCGCTGCCCGCGCCGGAGGGGACGCCCGACGCCCCCGCGCCGGAGGTCGCCGGCACGACGGAGGCACAGGGGCGGGAGGAACTGGTCGCGAAGCTGTTCCGGGACGTGCTCTCCCTCCCCGAGGTCGGGCTCGACGACGACTTCTTCGAACTCGGCGGCGACTCGCTGCGGGCGATGCGGCTGGCCTCCAAGCTCCAGGCCGAACTCGGCGCCGAGTTGGACATCGAGCTGTTCTTCGACGCCTCCACGGTCCGTGAACTGACGGCCGCCCTCGCCGAGGCCCTCCCCGAATCCGGCTGA